A stretch of Sphingomonas sp. JUb134 DNA encodes these proteins:
- a CDS encoding alkyl sulfatase dimerization domain-containing protein: protein MTTATMESQERFLKTLDFSDTSDFEDAKKGLIEAFSDVIRDAEGKVVWDMKSYAFENNAQAPATVNPSLWRQERLNNIAGLFKVSEHIYQVRGLDLSNMTIIEGKSGLIIVDPLISSETAAAAMALYRKHFGDRPVVAVIYSHSHVDHYGGVKGVVSEADVLAGKVKIYAPDGFLEHAVSENVYAGTAMSRRAQYMYGALLPKSPTGQVGAGLGKTTSRGTVGLIAPTDSIGAGGKAVEQVTIDGLLIEFQLTPGTEAPAEMNMYIPAYRALGAAENATHTLHNVLTIRGAQVRDPSVWSSYLDDTIARYGATTEVLFAQHHWPTWGTARISAMLADQRDMYRYINDQTLRLINLGYTPMEIAEELKTLPPALGKKWYNRDYYGSMSHNVRAVYQRYMGFYDGNPANLNPLPPVEAARKYVASMGGEDKVIALGRTSFAQGDYRWVAELMKHVVFANPQSAAGKALLAETLDQMGFQSENGTWRNAMLMGAFELRNGVPKGAGGTASPDTIKAMPLAMYFDYLGIRLNGPKAASSGDLKLNWVFSDPAETHVVTVRGGALTHRKADASSDATATLSLSRKTLDAITLGQTSFDRAIGDGSIKISGDRSAVTRLFSNLDTFPIFFNIVTP, encoded by the coding sequence GTGACCACGGCCACGATGGAGTCGCAGGAGCGCTTCCTCAAAACCCTCGACTTTTCCGACACCTCCGATTTCGAGGATGCGAAAAAGGGGCTTATTGAAGCGTTCAGCGATGTCATTCGCGACGCGGAAGGCAAGGTCGTGTGGGACATGAAGTCCTATGCGTTCGAGAACAACGCGCAAGCACCGGCGACCGTCAACCCGAGTTTGTGGCGCCAGGAGCGGCTGAACAATATTGCCGGATTGTTCAAAGTTTCCGAACATATCTACCAGGTCCGCGGCCTGGACCTCTCCAACATGACGATCATCGAGGGCAAGTCAGGCCTCATCATCGTCGATCCGCTGATTTCTTCCGAGACCGCGGCGGCCGCAATGGCGCTCTATCGGAAGCATTTCGGCGACCGGCCCGTCGTTGCCGTGATCTACTCGCACTCTCACGTAGATCATTATGGCGGCGTGAAAGGCGTCGTCAGCGAAGCGGATGTTCTCGCCGGAAAGGTGAAGATCTATGCGCCCGACGGCTTTCTGGAGCACGCCGTCTCGGAAAACGTCTATGCCGGCACCGCGATGAGCCGCCGGGCTCAATATATGTACGGTGCCCTGCTTCCGAAGAGCCCGACCGGACAGGTCGGCGCCGGCCTGGGCAAGACCACCTCCCGCGGCACCGTGGGCCTGATCGCGCCGACCGACAGCATCGGCGCGGGCGGGAAAGCAGTCGAACAGGTCACCATCGACGGGCTGCTGATCGAGTTCCAGCTGACGCCGGGAACCGAAGCGCCGGCGGAGATGAACATGTACATTCCCGCCTATCGCGCGCTCGGCGCCGCCGAGAACGCGACGCACACCCTGCACAACGTGCTGACCATCCGGGGCGCGCAGGTGCGCGACCCCAGCGTCTGGTCCTCATACCTCGACGACACGATCGCCCGCTATGGCGCCACCACCGAGGTATTGTTCGCGCAGCACCACTGGCCGACCTGGGGCACCGCGCGGATTTCGGCCATGCTTGCCGACCAGCGGGACATGTACCGGTACATCAACGATCAGACGCTGCGGCTCATCAACCTCGGCTACACGCCGATGGAGATCGCCGAGGAACTGAAGACCCTTCCGCCGGCACTCGGCAAGAAGTGGTATAACCGGGACTATTACGGCTCGATGAGCCACAATGTGCGCGCGGTATATCAGCGCTACATGGGGTTCTACGACGGGAACCCGGCGAACCTGAACCCCCTGCCTCCCGTGGAAGCCGCGAGGAAATACGTCGCCTCGATGGGCGGCGAGGACAAGGTCATCGCGCTGGGGCGCACGTCCTTTGCCCAGGGCGACTATCGCTGGGTCGCCGAACTCATGAAGCACGTCGTCTTCGCGAACCCGCAGTCGGCGGCGGGCAAGGCCCTCCTTGCCGAGACGCTCGACCAGATGGGCTTCCAGTCCGAGAACGGAACGTGGCGCAACGCGATGCTGATGGGCGCCTTCGAACTGCGCAACGGCGTTCCCAAGGGCGCCGGGGGGACGGCATCCCCGGATACGATCAAGGCCATGCCGCTCGCCATGTACTTCGACTATCTGGGCATCCGGTTGAACGGTCCCAAGGCTGCTTCGAGCGGAGACCTCAAGCTCAACTGGGTGTTCTCCGACCCGGCGGAGACCCATGTCGTGACGGTGCGGGGTGGCGCGCTCACCCATCGCAAGGCCGACGCATCTTCGGACGCGACGGCAACCCTTTCCCTGTCGCGCAAGACGCTGGACGCGATCACGCTAGGCCAGACCAGCTTCGATCGGGCGATCGGCGACGGTTCGATCAAGATTTCGGGAGATCGCAGCGCGGTCACCCGGCTGTTCTCCAACCTCGACACCTTCCCGATCTTCTTCAACATCGTGACGCCGTGA
- a CDS encoding DEAD/DEAH box helicase, which yields MPFGKVPEPLAAALVARGYEAPTAVQAAVVQPEAEGRDLIVSAQTGSGKTVAFGLAMAPQLLGEDGAIGPAGAPLAIAIAPTRELALQVARELGWLYGQTGARIATCVGGMDPSRERRSLSHGAHIVVGTPGRLRDHLERGALDLSAIRVAVLDEADEMLDMGFREDLEQILDATADGRRTLLFSATMPRPIVALAKRYQRDALRIETLSADRGHGDIAYQCVTVAPSDIEHAVVNLLRFHEPDTAFLFCATREAVRRLHASLVERGFDAVALSGEHSQNERNHALQALRDRRARVCVATDVAARGIDLPSLSLVIHVELPRDAEALQHRSGRTGRAGKKGIAALVVPYQRRRRVEMMLRGAKINAEWVEVPSADAIREADRERLLAKLSDTVELDEEDRALGARLLEGREPADIAAMLVRAYRAKLPAAEDLVGGNDRGERGPRDDGPRAGFEDSVWFRMNIGRRQNADPRWLLPLLCRRGHITKGEVGAIRIAADETAFQIPRAVASRFVAAIKRTAGEGDDDLRVLPMDGPPPPGSTGGPRPPRGGPNQPRHHARPFRPRGGPRG from the coding sequence ATGCCCTTTGGTAAAGTTCCCGAACCGCTCGCCGCGGCGCTTGTTGCGCGTGGCTATGAAGCGCCCACGGCCGTCCAGGCCGCCGTCGTCCAGCCCGAAGCCGAAGGGCGCGACCTCATCGTCTCCGCCCAGACCGGCTCCGGCAAGACCGTCGCCTTTGGCCTCGCCATGGCTCCGCAGCTGCTGGGGGAGGATGGCGCGATCGGCCCCGCCGGTGCTCCGCTGGCCATTGCCATCGCCCCGACCCGCGAGCTCGCCCTCCAGGTCGCGCGCGAGCTCGGCTGGCTCTATGGCCAGACCGGCGCCCGCATCGCCACCTGCGTCGGCGGCATGGATCCCTCGCGCGAGCGTCGCAGCCTCAGCCACGGCGCGCACATCGTCGTCGGCACCCCGGGCCGCCTGCGCGACCATCTCGAACGCGGCGCGCTCGACCTGTCGGCGATCCGAGTCGCAGTGCTCGACGAGGCCGACGAGATGCTCGACATGGGCTTCCGCGAAGACCTGGAGCAGATCCTCGACGCGACCGCCGACGGCCGTCGCACGCTGCTGTTCTCCGCGACCATGCCGCGCCCGATCGTGGCGCTTGCCAAGCGCTACCAGCGCGACGCGCTGCGCATCGAGACGCTGTCCGCTGATCGCGGTCACGGTGACATCGCCTATCAGTGCGTGACGGTCGCCCCGTCCGACATCGAGCACGCGGTGGTGAACCTGCTGCGCTTCCATGAGCCGGACACCGCCTTCCTCTTCTGCGCCACCCGTGAGGCGGTCCGCCGCCTGCACGCGAGCCTGGTCGAGCGCGGCTTCGACGCCGTGGCGCTCTCGGGCGAGCACAGCCAGAACGAGCGCAACCACGCGCTCCAGGCGCTGCGCGATCGCCGCGCCCGCGTGTGCGTCGCGACCGACGTCGCCGCGCGCGGCATCGATCTGCCTTCGCTCAGCCTGGTGATCCACGTCGAACTGCCCCGCGATGCAGAGGCGCTTCAGCACCGCTCCGGCCGCACCGGCCGCGCGGGCAAGAAGGGCATTGCCGCGCTGGTCGTGCCCTATCAGCGCCGCCGCCGCGTCGAGATGATGCTGCGCGGTGCCAAGATCAACGCCGAGTGGGTCGAGGTGCCGAGCGCCGACGCCATCCGCGAGGCCGATCGCGAGCGCCTGCTCGCCAAGCTCAGCGACACGGTGGAGCTGGACGAGGAGGATCGCGCACTGGGCGCCCGCCTGCTCGAAGGGCGCGAGCCCGCCGACATCGCCGCGATGCTGGTGCGCGCCTATCGCGCCAAGCTGCCCGCGGCCGAGGACCTCGTCGGCGGCAACGACCGCGGCGAGCGTGGTCCGCGCGACGACGGCCCGCGTGCCGGCTTCGAGGACAGCGTCTGGTTCCGCATGAACATCGGCCGCCGCCAGAACGCCGATCCGCGCTGGCTGCTGCCGCTGCTGTGCCGCCGCGGCCACATCACCAAGGGCGAAGTGGGCGCGATCCGCATCGCCGCGGACGAAACCGCCTTCCAGATTCCGCGCGCCGTCGCCAGCCGCTTCGTGGCCGCGATCAAGCGTACCGCGGGCGAGGGCGACGACGACCTGCGCGTGCTGCCGATGGACGGTCCGCCGCCCCCGGGCAGCACCGGCGGCCCGCGCCCGCCCCGCGGCGGCCCCAACCAGCCGCGCCACCACGCCCGCCCGTTCCGCCCCCGCGGCGGCCCGCGCGGCTAA
- a CDS encoding DUF4112 domain-containing protein produces the protein MNRTSRIPPEAFDRLAEVVPLGRDAAAVRKRLVALERLLERSFVIPGIKVPVGLDLFFNLLPVGGSFIGAAMGSYMIWEARNLGMSKLQMARMAGNVGVDWAVGLIPVVGAVPDLLFRSNTRNLRIIKRHLDKHHPGTATIDNP, from the coding sequence ATGAACCGCACCTCCCGCATCCCGCCCGAAGCGTTCGACCGCCTGGCCGAAGTCGTGCCCTTGGGCCGCGACGCCGCTGCCGTGCGCAAGCGGCTGGTGGCCCTGGAGCGGCTGCTGGAGCGCAGCTTCGTGATCCCGGGCATCAAGGTGCCGGTCGGCCTCGACCTGTTCTTCAACCTGCTACCGGTGGGCGGCAGCTTCATCGGCGCCGCGATGGGCAGCTACATGATCTGGGAAGCCCGCAACCTGGGCATGTCCAAGCTCCAGATGGCGCGCATGGCCGGCAATGTCGGCGTCGACTGGGCGGTGGGCCTGATCCCGGTGGTGGGTGCGGTGCCCGACCTGCTGTTCCGGTCGAACACCCGCAACCTGCGCATCATCAAGCGGCACCTGGACAAGCACCACCCCGGCACGGCCACGATTGACAACCCGTGA
- a CDS encoding L,D-transpeptidase family protein: MMMMLRCVMNIRNCRAWLAAGALALCLPAAPAFAQEAIAQFDIASSQALKPGQFVWKDGGDTSEPVTVTVSIPLQRAYVFRGSTLIGVSTVSTGKPGHETPTGEFEILQKKVMHKSNLYDDAPMPFMQRLTWDGIALHAGNIPGRPASHGCVRLPSAFAKKLFAATEMGALVSINNDPYDPLSAPPLPAENFESSMSGTVTASQDVVPGRGIRTATAP, encoded by the coding sequence ATGATGATGATGTTGAGGTGCGTAATGAACATTCGCAATTGTCGCGCCTGGCTGGCGGCCGGGGCGCTCGCCCTTTGTCTGCCGGCAGCCCCCGCTTTTGCGCAGGAAGCGATCGCGCAATTCGACATTGCGTCCAGCCAGGCGCTGAAGCCAGGCCAGTTTGTTTGGAAGGACGGCGGCGACACTTCGGAACCGGTGACGGTGACCGTGAGCATCCCGTTGCAGCGGGCCTATGTGTTCCGCGGCAGCACCCTGATCGGCGTGTCCACCGTTTCTACGGGCAAGCCCGGTCATGAAACGCCCACCGGCGAGTTCGAGATCCTTCAGAAGAAGGTGATGCACAAATCCAACCTGTATGACGACGCACCCATGCCGTTCATGCAGCGGCTGACCTGGGACGGCATCGCGCTGCACGCGGGCAACATCCCGGGCCGCCCGGCCTCGCACGGCTGCGTCCGACTGCCGTCGGCCTTTGCGAAGAAGCTGTTCGCGGCGACCGAGATGGGCGCGTTGGTTTCGATCAACAACGACCCCTACGACCCGCTTTCCGCCCCGCCGCTGCCGGCCGAAAATTTCGAATCGTCCATGTCAGGCACGGTGACCGCTTCGCAGGACGTGGTGCCCGGCCGCGGCATCCGTACCGCGACGGCGCCCTGA
- a CDS encoding MlaA family lipoprotein, whose protein sequence is MPPSDAASPVQLPPAEEAAHGDIVITGRREPAGDPLRAVNAESFAVTQKVDDTVIGPVARTYKKTVPSPIRKGIHNFLYNIREPIVFLNFLLQLKPGKAAETVGRFVINTTVGAAGFVDMAKRKPFHLPRRSNGFANTLGYYGVKNGPFLFLPLVGPTTVRDLLGGAVDRLVLPVGVGSPFTSLSYSVPAGVLGALDHRSEFDQTLKDLHDNSPDPYAATRAFYLNRRQAEIDQLRGRVEGDPAGMSGPPPSVNPFVPEYLEPKPTPAPAPEPSEPVEGN, encoded by the coding sequence GTGCCCCCGTCGGACGCGGCTTCGCCCGTCCAGCTGCCGCCTGCCGAAGAGGCGGCGCACGGTGACATCGTCATCACGGGGCGCCGGGAGCCGGCAGGAGACCCGCTGCGCGCGGTGAATGCCGAGTCTTTTGCCGTCACGCAGAAGGTCGACGACACCGTCATCGGACCTGTCGCAAGAACCTACAAGAAGACTGTGCCCAGCCCGATCCGCAAGGGGATCCACAACTTCCTGTACAACATCCGTGAACCGATCGTGTTCTTGAACTTCTTGCTTCAGCTCAAGCCTGGGAAGGCAGCGGAGACGGTCGGCCGCTTCGTGATCAATACCACCGTCGGCGCTGCCGGGTTCGTGGACATGGCCAAGCGGAAGCCGTTCCACCTGCCGCGGCGGTCGAACGGGTTTGCAAACACGCTGGGCTATTATGGCGTGAAGAACGGGCCGTTCCTGTTCCTGCCCCTGGTCGGCCCCACGACCGTCCGGGACTTGCTGGGCGGCGCCGTCGATCGGCTGGTCCTGCCGGTCGGCGTCGGCAGTCCGTTCACGAGCCTGAGCTATTCGGTGCCCGCCGGGGTCCTGGGCGCGCTCGATCATCGTTCGGAATTCGATCAGACGCTCAAGGACCTGCACGACAACTCGCCCGATCCCTATGCCGCAACCCGGGCATTCTACCTCAATCGACGCCAGGCCGAGATCGACCAGTTGCGCGGGCGCGTCGAGGGCGATCCCGCCGGCATGTCGGGGCCGCCGCCGAGCGTGAACCCGTTCGTTCCCGAGTATCTGGAGCCGAAGCCAACCCCAGCCCCGGCGCCCGAACCCTCGGAGCCGGTCGAGGGAAACTGA
- a CDS encoding barstar family protein, giving the protein MTKTLTLEGARIRDIASFYAEVNRVFMAGEDWTLGESLDAFEDLLHGGYGAIAGREPVRLVWKDLETSRSALGSEATAAHLRAKLQRPDRFDVARIRRQLDAVERGEGPTYFDTILHILADHPNIELVAA; this is encoded by the coding sequence GTGACCAAGACCCTCACGCTCGAAGGCGCCCGCATCCGCGACATCGCTTCCTTCTATGCCGAGGTGAACCGCGTCTTCATGGCCGGAGAGGACTGGACGCTGGGCGAAAGCCTCGACGCGTTCGAGGACCTGCTGCACGGCGGCTATGGCGCGATCGCGGGCCGGGAACCCGTGCGGCTCGTCTGGAAGGACCTGGAGACGAGCCGATCGGCGCTCGGGTCAGAGGCCACCGCCGCCCACCTGCGCGCAAAGCTCCAGCGGCCCGACCGCTTCGACGTGGCCCGAATCCGCCGCCAGCTCGACGCGGTCGAGCGCGGCGAGGGGCCGACCTACTTCGACACCATCCTCCACATCCTCGCCGACCATCCCAACATTGAACTGGTCGCCGCCTAG
- a CDS encoding lysozyme inhibitor LprI family protein gives MPLFALALFLQSAEPASCPGADTPSVDACASAELAAADAELNRYYQAAMRRLRSEGEAQTAKELVEAQRAWIRYRDAECASVYQNWIGGTIRTHMGITCRTRLTKLRTHVIWSHWLTYMDSTPPILPRPDLASVLQDQAR, from the coding sequence ATGCCCCTGTTCGCGCTCGCCCTGTTCCTCCAGTCGGCGGAGCCCGCGTCCTGCCCCGGCGCCGACACGCCCTCGGTCGACGCCTGCGCCTCCGCCGAACTCGCCGCGGCCGATGCCGAGCTGAACCGCTATTACCAGGCCGCGATGCGCCGGCTGCGCAGCGAAGGGGAGGCGCAGACCGCCAAGGAACTGGTGGAGGCCCAGCGCGCCTGGATCCGCTATCGCGACGCCGAATGCGCGAGCGTGTACCAGAACTGGATCGGCGGCACGATCCGCACCCACATGGGCATCACCTGCCGCACCCGCCTCACGAAGCTGCGCACCCATGTGATCTGGAGCCACTGGCTCACCTACATGGACAGCACCCCGCCGATCCTCCCGCGCCCGGACCTCGCCTCCGTGCTCCAGGACCAGGCGCGATAG
- a CDS encoding IS110 family transposase → MDISVLGIDLGKNSCSVVGLDAIGKVVVRRRMRRETVITYAATLPACVVAMEACCGAHHMGRALARQGHAVRLMSPEYVRPYVKAQKNDDRDAEAIAEAATRPTMRFVELKTEEQLDMQTLHRIRDQLVGDRTSLMNQIRSLLLERGYIVPQGRAKLALRLGEMLDGDEPVLGSRIHRLVSDMRLRWSALDERIADLDAEFTDAARADERTRRLLTIPGIGALNATALVAAIGDARTFGRGRDLAAWLGLVPRQATTGGKPRLLGITKRGSRYLRKNLIQGARASLPVMSKSDTRLGAWLRGLLSRSHHNTVVVALAAKMARIVWALLRHERTYDPVAQAA, encoded by the coding sequence ATGGACATTTCTGTGCTCGGGATCGATCTTGGCAAGAACAGCTGCAGCGTGGTTGGGCTGGACGCAATTGGCAAGGTTGTCGTCCGCCGACGAATGCGGCGCGAGACAGTCATCACCTACGCGGCGACCTTGCCGGCCTGCGTTGTGGCGATGGAGGCCTGCTGCGGTGCGCATCACATGGGACGTGCCTTGGCGCGACAAGGCCATGCGGTACGATTGATGTCGCCGGAATACGTCCGCCCTTACGTCAAGGCGCAGAAAAACGATGATCGTGATGCCGAGGCGATCGCCGAGGCGGCGACACGGCCGACTATGCGGTTTGTCGAGCTAAAGACCGAGGAGCAACTCGACATGCAGACGCTCCATCGTATCCGTGACCAGCTTGTCGGAGACCGCACCTCCCTGATGAACCAGATCAGGAGCCTCCTCCTCGAACGCGGTTACATCGTCCCACAGGGGCGTGCAAAGCTTGCCCTTCGGCTGGGTGAGATGCTGGATGGTGACGAACCGGTACTCGGCTCCCGCATTCACCGGCTGGTGAGCGACATGCGCCTGCGCTGGAGCGCGCTCGACGAACGGATCGCAGATCTCGATGCCGAGTTCACCGATGCGGCTCGGGCGGATGAACGGACACGGCGATTGCTGACCATTCCCGGCATCGGTGCGCTTAATGCCACTGCGCTGGTGGCAGCGATCGGGGATGCCCGGACCTTCGGGCGCGGGCGCGACCTTGCCGCATGGCTGGGCTTGGTGCCGCGGCAGGCAACGACCGGAGGCAAGCCGCGGTTGCTCGGTATCACCAAACGTGGGAGCCGTTACCTGCGCAAGAACCTGATCCAAGGTGCGCGTGCGTCCCTGCCGGTCATGAGCAAGAGCGATACGCGACTTGGCGCCTGGCTGCGCGGTCTCCTCTCACGTTCTCATCACAACACCGTCGTGGTGGCATTGGCCGCCAAGATGGCGCGTATCGTGTGGGCGCTGCTGCGACACGAGCGCACCTACGATCCGGTTGCACAAGCAGCCTGA
- a CDS encoding ribonuclease T2 family protein: MIRLWHKAAMLLAAALPGTALAQSTQCSVPAALPRPHADLPTPKQPRRVIPIGSYTLALTWSPQYCRGKRAGDDSFQCGQGNRFGFTLHGLWPDGEGKTWPQYCKPVALLPQPVVRKNLCATPSVQLLQHEYAKHGSCMGVTPAAYFARSNALYGRLRFPDMNALSRRSRLTAGQLAQAIARANPGIAANMMRITATRDGWLDEVWLCLDKRLRYRACPAHQGGLTSNAPLKIWRGGR; this comes from the coding sequence ATGATTCGCCTCTGGCACAAGGCGGCGATGCTCCTCGCCGCCGCGCTTCCCGGCACCGCGCTGGCACAAAGCACCCAGTGCAGCGTGCCGGCGGCGCTGCCGCGGCCGCATGCCGACCTGCCGACCCCCAAGCAGCCGCGCCGGGTGATCCCGATCGGCAGCTATACGCTCGCGCTCACCTGGTCGCCGCAATATTGCCGCGGCAAGCGGGCAGGCGACGACAGCTTCCAGTGCGGCCAGGGCAACCGCTTCGGCTTCACCCTGCACGGCCTCTGGCCGGACGGGGAGGGGAAGACGTGGCCGCAATATTGCAAGCCGGTAGCGCTGCTGCCCCAGCCGGTGGTGCGCAAGAACCTGTGCGCGACGCCCTCGGTGCAGCTGCTCCAGCATGAATATGCCAAGCACGGCAGCTGCATGGGGGTGACGCCCGCGGCCTATTTCGCGCGCTCCAACGCGCTCTACGGGCGGCTGCGCTTCCCGGACATGAACGCGCTTTCGCGCCGCTCGCGCCTCACCGCCGGCCAGCTGGCGCAGGCGATCGCCCGGGCGAACCCCGGCATCGCGGCCAACATGATGCGGATCACCGCCACCCGCGACGGCTGGCTGGACGAGGTCTGGCTGTGCCTGGACAAGCGGCTGCGCTACCGCGCCTGCCCGGCGCACCAGGGTGGCCTCACCAGCAACGCCCCGCTCAAGATCTGGCGAGGCGGCCGGTAA
- a CDS encoding GFA family protein: MRVRVASCRCGQLRATCTGEPVRVSVCHCLECQKRSGSAFAVQARWPDAQVALAGEFRTWTQQGDSGAVARFRFCPTCGATLVYASQGMPGLTAVAVGAFADPGFPAPQYSVWEDRKHGWVTVSADGMEHFA; the protein is encoded by the coding sequence ATGCGGGTTCGGGTTGCAAGCTGCCGGTGCGGACAATTGCGGGCGACTTGCACGGGCGAGCCGGTGCGGGTGTCGGTGTGCCATTGCCTGGAGTGCCAGAAGCGCAGCGGCAGCGCCTTTGCCGTGCAGGCGCGCTGGCCCGACGCACAGGTGGCGCTTGCCGGCGAGTTCCGGACCTGGACCCAGCAGGGCGACAGCGGCGCGGTGGCGCGCTTTCGGTTCTGCCCCACCTGTGGCGCGACTTTGGTCTATGCGAGCCAGGGCATGCCGGGGCTGACGGCAGTTGCGGTGGGCGCCTTTGCCGATCCCGGCTTTCCGGCCCCGCAGTACTCGGTGTGGGAAGACCGCAAGCACGGCTGGGTCACCGTGTCCGCGGACGGGATGGAGCACTTCGCCTAG
- a CDS encoding murein L,D-transpeptidase catalytic domain-containing protein has protein sequence MHNIVETAPSRRAFLTSGLTVAGAVVASGAFASPVRAAVPAAPVAPLTSPRMVRPALFRRAVAALQAHGGRVANRDRIAIADFAASSSVPRFHLVDLINGQTTTLLVAHGSGSDPAHSGYLQRFSNLNGSNASCEGAFLASDYYVGKHGKSQRLIGLDPTNNNALDRAIVIHGAWYSNASMLRTHGKLGRSQGCFAVGESELAQVFGHLGNGRMLYAAKV, from the coding sequence GTGCACAACATCGTCGAAACGGCGCCCTCGCGCCGCGCATTCCTCACCTCTGGTCTCACGGTCGCGGGCGCCGTGGTCGCATCCGGCGCCTTCGCCTCGCCGGTCCGCGCGGCCGTGCCGGCGGCCCCCGTCGCCCCGCTCACCTCGCCGCGCATGGTGCGCCCCGCGCTGTTCCGCCGTGCGGTCGCTGCACTCCAGGCGCATGGCGGCCGCGTCGCCAATCGCGACCGCATCGCCATTGCCGATTTCGCAGCCTCTTCGTCGGTGCCGCGCTTCCACCTCGTCGACCTCATCAACGGCCAGACGACGACGCTGCTGGTCGCGCATGGCAGCGGCTCGGATCCCGCGCACAGCGGCTATCTCCAGCGCTTCTCCAACCTCAACGGCTCCAACGCCTCGTGCGAAGGCGCTTTCCTCGCCTCCGACTATTATGTCGGCAAGCATGGCAAGTCGCAGCGGCTGATCGGTCTCGATCCCACCAACAACAATGCGCTCGATCGCGCCATCGTGATCCACGGCGCCTGGTATTCCAACGCCTCGATGCTGCGCACCCATGGCAAGCTCGGCCGCAGCCAGGGCTGCTTCGCCGTCGGTGAAAGCGAGCTGGCGCAGGTGTTCGGCCACCTCGGCAACGGCCGCATGCTCTACGCGGCCAAGGTCTGA
- a CDS encoding YdeI/OmpD-associated family protein, whose protein sequence is MADSFPHGTVHDAPEDLQAAVQASADLSSRWQALTPLGRNEFICWVTDAKQAATRQRRLERMGESLLAGKKRPCCWAGCTHRTDKAPGRWQQAVLIEGRHKRGS, encoded by the coding sequence ATGGCTGACTCGTTTCCGCACGGCACGGTCCACGACGCGCCCGAGGATCTTCAGGCCGCCGTGCAAGCAAGCGCCGACCTGTCGTCGCGCTGGCAGGCCCTGACGCCCCTTGGTCGCAACGAGTTCATCTGCTGGGTCACGGACGCGAAGCAGGCAGCGACGCGCCAGCGCCGCCTAGAGCGAATGGGCGAGTCGTTGCTGGCCGGCAAGAAGCGGCCCTGCTGCTGGGCAGGGTGCACGCACCGGACCGACAAGGCGCCAGGGCGGTGGCAGCAGGCGGTCCTGATCGAGGGGCGCCACAAACGCGGCAGTTAG
- the nadC gene encoding carboxylating nicotinate-nucleotide diphosphorylase — MHWSLEGFDLNRFVRETLAEDLGEGGDITSAAVIPADARFAGVMDSRDAITVAGLPIAEAFFRALDPQVEIEALVQDGDRVAAGSHLLRLRGNARALLTAERSALNTVQHLSGIGTLTATYVDAIRGTGATLLDTRKTLPGLRRLEKYATRMGGATNHRMGLWDSAMIKDNHVAVAGGVEAAARRAAEAGIASIIVEVDRLDQIAPALAGGATHLLLDNMDPPTLRAAVAEVAGRVPTEASGGVRLDTIAAIAATGVTYVSVGRLTQSAPAADIGLDFTAL, encoded by the coding sequence ATGCACTGGTCGCTCGAAGGTTTCGATCTGAATCGCTTCGTCCGCGAGACGCTTGCCGAGGATCTGGGGGAGGGGGGCGACATCACCTCCGCTGCCGTGATCCCCGCCGATGCGCGCTTCGCCGGCGTCATGGACAGCCGCGACGCCATCACGGTCGCGGGCCTCCCGATCGCGGAAGCCTTCTTCCGCGCGCTCGATCCGCAGGTGGAGATCGAGGCGCTGGTGCAGGACGGCGATCGCGTCGCCGCCGGCTCGCACCTGCTGCGCCTGCGCGGCAACGCCCGCGCGCTGCTGACGGCCGAGCGCTCGGCGCTCAACACCGTGCAGCATCTCTCCGGCATCGGCACGCTCACCGCCACCTATGTCGACGCGATCCGCGGCACCGGCGCCACGCTGCTCGACACACGCAAGACGCTGCCGGGCCTGCGCCGGCTGGAGAAATACGCCACCCGCATGGGGGGGGCGACCAACCACCGCATGGGCCTGTGGGACTCGGCGATGATCAAGGACAACCATGTCGCGGTGGCGGGCGGCGTCGAGGCCGCGGCGCGCCGCGCGGCGGAGGCTGGTATCGCCTCGATCATCGTGGAGGTCGACCGGCTCGACCAGATCGCCCCCGCGCTTGCCGGCGGCGCCACCCACCTCCTTCTCGACAACATGGACCCGCCGACCTTGCGCGCCGCGGTGGCGGAGGTCGCCGGACGCGTGCCCACGGAGGCCTCCGGCGGGGTCCGGCTCGACACCATCGCCGCGATCGCCGCGACCGGCGTCACCTATGTGTCGGTCGGCCGGCTCACCCAGTCGGCGCCCGCCGCCGATATCGGGCTCGACTTCACCGCCCTCTAA